The following nucleotide sequence is from Gymnodinialimonas sp. 202GB13-11.
TCCCCAAGCATCTGGAAGTGCTGGAGGAACTGCCGAAAACTGCTGTGGGCAAAGTCTTCAAGCCCGACTTGCGCAAGATGGCCATCACCCGCGTCTATAACGGCGCGTTGGAAAAAGCCGGTCACGCCGCGCGCGTCGTCTCTGTTACCGAGGATAAGAAGCGTGGGCTAGTGGCCCATATTGCCCGCAATGGCGAGGCAGATGAAGGTGGGGTTAAGGCTGTACTTGGTGAGTTCACGCGACCGTGGGATTGGCACGACGCCGCCTAATGGTTCTGACACTTTCCAACAATCAAGCGCGGCGGCTTTTCTTGGACCGGCACGCTTTGATGGAAGCGCCTTCCGGTCCTGCAAAGGGGGCCGCTCTGGCCGATCTGGTCCATCGCTTGGGCTTCGTGCAGGTCGACAGCGTGAATACCTTTGCGCGCGCCCACGATTTGATCCTGTGGTCGCGACGGCAAAGCTACCGACCCGAAAGTCTGCGTTGGATCAACGATCGGGGCCGTGCCACATTTGAGCATTGGACACACGACGCTTCAAAAATCCCGATGGCGTTCTATCCGATGTGGCGGATGAGGTTTGACCGCGACCGCGCGCGGCTGCACGCGAAATGGAAGGATTGGCACGGGCAGGGCTTTCATGCCGAGATTGACAAGGTTCTTGCGCATGTGCGCGACCATGGCGCGTGTTGCACCACTGACCTGGCTGAGGATGAAGCGGAAAAATCAACAGGTTGGTGGGATTGGCGGCCCTCAAAGGTTGCCCTCGAATACCTGTGGCGGGCCGGGGATTTGGCCGTGACCAAACGGCAGGGCTTTCGCAAGTTCTACGATCTGTCCGAACGGGTTATTCCGCCCGAATACCTCAACGCGCGCATGACCGATGAGGAGATCGTAGATTGGGGCTGTTCGGCGGCGCTTGACCGTTTGGGTTTTGCGACAAGCGGCGAATTGGCTGCTTTCTTTGATTTGGTTCGCCCGCAGGATGCAAAGGCATGGGCCGCGCAAGCCTTGGCCGATGGGCGGTTGGTCGAGGTGGATGTGACGTGCGTGGATGGCCGTGTGCGGCGGTCCTTGGCTTGGCCGGATGTTGGGGATCGCATGGCGGATCTTCCTGATCCCAGCCCGCGCGTTCGGATTTTGTCGCCGTTCGATCCGGCTCTGCGTGACCGCAATCGGGCTGAGCGATTGTTCGGTTTCCATTACCGGATCGAGATTTTCGTGCCCGCCCCCAAAAGGCGCTATGGCTATTACGTATTCCCGGTGATGGAAGGCGCACGGCTGATCGGGCGCATCGACATGGCGAGAGAGGGCGAGGTGCTGGCCGTGCGTGCGTTCTGGCCGGAAAACAAGGTGCGCATGGGGCAGGGCAGAGTAGCACGGCTGACTGCTGAGCTTGAGCGGGCAGCCCGGTTCGGCGGGTGCGGCGCGTTGCGTTTCAGCGACGGCTGGCTGAAGGATACATTGCCGGCCAATTGACAGAAGAACCGATGTGCCGCTTCTGTAGTGAAGTTATCCACAAGAAGGCAATTGGTTTTGTTGTTGCAAAACAAATGGTTTTGGCGCGGTGTTCAAGTTCTCTTGGCGCTATTGCTCGTGTCCTGTACCCCCGCTGGGCCAAGCGGGGGTTCGTGTGCGCGGCCCGACTTGGCCTTTGCTGGCGACGTGTTGCTGCATTCCTTGATCCAAACCGATGCCGCCGGACGACCTGAGGGTTTTGCACCCGCTTTTGCCCCGATCACGGCCGCTTTGTCCCGGGCAGAGGTGACCGTCCTTAACCTTGAAGGGCCTGCTGCGCGCAATATTGGCCTTGGAAACAGCGAAATTGCTGATCCCGGCACGCTCTACGACAACCGTGCTTATACCGGGTTTCCTCGGTTCAACTACCACCCCTCCATCGCCGGTGTGCTGCGCAATGTGGGTGTGGATGTGGTGCAGACCGCAAACAATCACGCCTTGGATCGCGGCGGTCTCGGCGTTGATCTGACGCTTCAGGCGCTTGCGGAGGCCGGTTTGCCGGCCACCGGTACGATCCAGCGCGGGTCGGAGCCTGTTTGGCACGTGACTCGGTCGGTTGCGGGCAGAACTGTTGCCTTCGTGGCTTGCACATATTCAACGAATGGACTGACAAATGGGCGCAGTCAGGTGCTCAATTGTTATGGAAATCGCCCGTCTATTCCCTTCCTCATCCAAACTCTGTCAGCAACACAAGGAATTGACGCCGTTTTCCTGCTTCCCCATTGGGGGGCGGAGTATTCGGCGCGCCCAACCGCCCGCCAGCGCCGTTTGGCCCAAGCCGCAGCCGATGCAGGTGCAACAGCGGTTGTCGGCGCACACCCCCATGTCTTGCAGCCCATCGAAACGCTCACCTCTAGGGACGGGCGGCAGGTTCCCGTGGCGTATTCGCTTGGAAACCTGATATCAAGCCAGTGGGCGTTGCCCCGTCGGACCGGGGCGATCCTTTACCTCGATCTTGCACAGGATGAGGCCGGGCGAACGATTGCCGCCAATGCGCGGTATTTGCCGACCCGTGTGGAACGCTTCGCACAGAGCGGTGTTGCGGTCTCGCCCGCTGCTCTTTTGCCAGCCGGTGGCCCTAGCCTCGCCCATGCACGTGCTGTTCTCGGTCCACGCGCGGTTGGCCCGGATGGGTGTCTGATTGACTAGCGAAACTGGGCGGGAAGATCTGTCAGCCGACCACCGATCAGCACGGCTTGGCGCCAGACATGCTCAGCCCGCTGTAACGGCGTCTCTATCGCACGCGTCCCGTCGGGCAAGACCGCGACCGGCCACATTGGGCCCGGCAAATCACGCCATTCGACGTCTAGATGGATGGCTGAGTGGTGGAATAGCCCACGCAAGGCCCGCGCCGGGAGGCTTGTGACGTCTTTTGCCACACGCACAGGCTCTGCGGGTGCCCCGGTGCGCACGCTGGCCAGGCCCACTGCAAGTGCACGTGCGTGGTACCCAACCTCAGCGACCGCTTTCGCAGGCCCCTTTTGCATCAGGGCCTCATCCGTTAACCCGTTCAAAACACGCGCGAAGTAGGCCGTGCCGCGCCGCGCGAGCAGCAACTCCTTAGCAGGGGCCTGCGGCGCGTCGTACCGCGCGCCCATCCCCTGCCGCGCCATAAGTGCGGCACGGTCAGCCTCCGTCGACATGGGTGCGCATGAAGGCCAACCGTTCCATGATCGGGGCGTCGGAGAACCGGAACAGGTCGAATTGCGTCTCGGCCTGTAGTCGCCACGGGACCCAAGACGGGATCGTGAACAAGTCGCCTTTCTCCAGCCGATGTTCCACGCCTGCCATCACTACCACACCGCGCCCCTCGAAGACTTGGAACACGGTTGATCCAACCTCGCGCCGTTCCGGCGTTTCGCACCCCTCCCGCAACCGGTGGAACTCGCAACGGATCGTTGGCATCACATCTCCGCCCGTGGTCGGGTTCGAGTAGCGGATCGCAGCGTGGCCCTGTTCGACGGTTGCGGGCTGCCCCTCGTCCTCCAGCAGCAATTGCTCGGTCAGGGCGCGGTCGGTGTGTTCCCACCGGAACGCGCAAAGCGGCGAGGAAACGGTGTCTTGCAGACCCGAGAGGGGGCGCAGACCGGGATGCGCCCAAAGCCGCTCGCCGCGCGAGAAGTTCGGTGTGGCGTAGTCGGTCACCCGTTCGGAGCCGAATTCGAAGAAGCCGACATCCATCTGTTGCGAGAAGGGAATATCGAGCCCGTCGATCCACGCCATAGGCGCGTCGCGGTCATTGTGGTGGCCGTGAAAGCGCCAGCCGGGGGTCAGCAGCAGATCACCACGCGACATGCGCACCGGGTCACCGTCCACCACGGTCCAGACGCCATCGCCTTCGACCACAAAGCGGAACGCGTTCTGCGCGTGGCGATGTTCGGGCGCGGTTTCGCGGGGGCCAAGGTACTGGATCGCGCACCACAGGGTGGGGGAGATATAGGCGTTGGGTGCAAGGCCAGGATTGGCGAGGCCGATGGCCCGGCGCTCGCCGCCGCGCCCCACTGGAACCAACTCGCCGGAGGCCTCGGCCAAAGGCAGCAGGTCGGACCATTTCCAGACATGGGGCACGGCCTTCGGCGCGGGCGTCATGGGCATCAGATCGCCCAGTTGCGTCCAGAGCGGGATTAGGGATTGCGCGGCGAAGCCCTCGTAAAGCGCGCGCAATTCCGGGCTGTCTTCGGGTTGCATCCCGTGGGCTACGGTCTCGTGGGTCTCTTCCGTCATGTTGCGATCCCTCCTTGATCCGGTGGCAGCCCGTTGGAGCGGTAAATCCACGTCAGTTGATCATACCAGTCTTGCGGGCTCATGGCTTGCATCACCTCGTTTCGCACAGCGGCTTTCGCGTCGTTGGGGTGGTAGATGTAGTCGCCGATCAGGCGGGAGTTCATCTGCACTCGCGCGGTGCGGGTCGCGCGGAAGGCCTGGTACCGCTTCAACGCAGCTTCGATATCGTCAGCGCCGTCCAAAGCGACGGCGAGCGCGACACCGTCCTCCATCGCCATGCAGGCCCCTTGCGCGAAGTATTGCAGCATTGGATGGGCTGCATCGCCAAGCAAGGCCACGCGGCCATCGGTCCAACGGCTGACCGGCTCACGGTCACACAAGACCCACAGCTTCCAGTCGCGCCCGTGTTCAATAACGGCACGGGCGGTTGGGTGGACATGTTCAAAGCCCACCGCGACCTCTTCGTGGGTGACGGGGCGGCCCGAGACGGCCTCCTCCACATCCCGGTGATAGGTGACGACAAGGTTGAAGACGGTGCCGCCTTTCAATGGGTAGTGCACGATATGGCATTTCGGCCCGGCCCAGAGCGTTGCGGCATTCATTCGCAAATCCTCAGGCATCACCTCACGCGGGATGACCGAGCGATAGGTCGTGTGGCCCGAGACCACCGGTTCACCATCCGCCAGCATTTGCGCCCGGATTGGGGATCGCAATCCCTCGGCCCCAATCAATGCGCGACCTTTGATGTCCGGCTGATCGCGGCACTGGAGGGTGACGTCGCCCCCGTTCTGGGAATAGCCGATTGCCGCGTGTTTCGTTCGGATTTCCACCAAGCCGCTGTCTTGGCAGCGCTCCAGCAAAAGCTGGTGCAGTTGAGCTCGGTGCACAACCGCATAGGGATTGCCGAAATGTTTGCGGAAATCCTCTTCCAGTGGAATGCGTGTGATCTCTTCTGCCGTTTGGGCATCCATGAGGCGTAAAGCGTCGATGAACACCGCTGTTTCGCGCATTTGTGGACCAATGCCGAGTGCATCGAAGCAGTGAAACCCGTTCGGCCCGATCTGAATACCGGCACCGATCTCACCCAGCTGGCTCGATTGCTCCAACACAATCGACGGCAGGCCCTTGCCAGCAAGCGCCGCCGCTGCGGCCAGACCTCCAATGCCGCCCCCGGCAATAAGGATGGGGTCTTTCATCTTTCCTCCTGTTCGTAAGTATACATACTAACGGGAGGTACGTTTCGGTCAAGGGAGCCTGTGGGGCGCACTCGAAACCTGAAATACGAATCTAAATCAGAACGTTAGGAAGCGAACGACTTAAGCGTTTGACGCGTGCCTTTTGCCCAGATCATCGTCAACCAGCCATCAAATGCCTTGGCGAAGTCAGCATTATTCGCCAATTCTCCATAGATGTGGTCCTGCGCCAGCCAAGCCGAAGGCTCGTCCTTGGCAGCAACGGCAGCCGCGTTGAGTGCATCCCAAGCCGGATCATTTGCCTCGATCACCGAGCCATCGTCGCGCGTCCCAAAACACATCCGCGCCCATAGTGCCTCGACAAGCGCAAGCGCCTCAACCGATTGCCCGGCGCCAATCGCTTCTCGCAGGATCGGCAACACGAAACCTGTATGACGGGATGATCCGTCGAAGGCCACACGCCGTGTCGTGTCCTTGATCGCGGGATTGGCAAAACGCCGCTCGATCAACGCCACATAGGCTGTAGGGGTCATGCCGGGGACAGGCTCCACGTAAGGCGCAATACCGTCGGCTTCGACCTTGCGCCAGAACGGCGCGATGTCGGCGTCGTTCATACACTCGGCAATTGTATCGCAGCCAAGAAGTTCACCGGCATTCGCCAAAACCTGATGACCGGCGTTCAGGATGCGGATTTTCATGGCCTCATAGGCATGCACATCCGGCGTAATGGTTGCGCCCACGTCCTCCCAACGGGGGCGCCCCGCGCAGAAATCATCTTCGATGACCCACTGGCGGTAATTTTCATGGGTGACGGGCGCGGCATCATCCACCCCGAATCTGCGCGCTAGCGCCAATTCATCAGGGCCAGTGGCAGGTACGATGGAGTCCACCATGGAATTGGGGAAGCTGACATTGGCGTCAATCCAATCGGCCAAGTCGGGATCCGACAAGCGGGCAAGCCCTACAATGGTCTGGCGAAGGATCGCACCATTGCCCTGCAAGTTGTCACAACTCTGGCCGGTAAAGGGGCCGTGCCCTTCATCGCGACGCAGGCGCAGCGCCTCGACCATCGCGCCGAAGGCTGTCACTGGCTCCTGTGGAACGGCAGCGTCGTGGGCCATGTCAGGGTGTGCCGCATCAAAACCGCCTGTCACTGGGTTCAGGTAATAGCCGCCCTCGGTCACGGTGAGCGACACGATGCGGATCGCGGGATTGGCCATCTGCGCAATCAATGCGCCATTGCCCTCTTCGATCGGCAGATAGTCGATCATTGCCCCGGTCACTTCAGCTTTTGAGGATGTCGGAGACAGCTCAATCAGGGTCGTCAGGCAATCCTGCCCCAACAGACGCTCACGCATCGCGGCATCGTATGGCCGGACACCGGCACCGATGATCGCCCAATCCAGCGCCTGCCCCTGCTGCATCAAACGGTGCAGATACCAAGCCTGGTGAGCGCGGTGAAAATTGCCCAATCCGATATGCACGATGCCCGGCGACAGGTCCGCGCGGGTATAGTTTGGCACCTCAACGTCCGAGGGCAAAGACCCAAGCGAAGCGCGGGCTAGCGGAAGGGCAGGGGTCAAGTCTTTCATCAGCTCATCCATTGTCCGCCGTCCACGTTGAAACACTGACTGACGATATAGTCTGCCTCGCGGGTTGCGAGGAACACGGCCATACCGGTCAGATCCTCAGCCACGCCCATACGCCCGAAGGGCACGGCTTCGCCCACTTCGCGCTTTTTCTGTCCAGGTTTCTTGTTCTCATACTTGGCGAAGAATGCATCCACGCCGTCCCAATGCTCGCCATCCACCACACCGGGCGCGATTGCGTTCACATTGATCCCATGCTTGATCAGGTTCAGGCCGGCCGATTGAGTGAGGCTGATCACGGCAGCTTTGGTGGCGCAGTAAACGCCGACAAGCGGTTCGCCACGACGCCCTGCCTGACTGGCCATGTTGATGATCTTTCCGCCTTCACCGCGCTCAACCATGTGCTTGGCGACGGCCTGCATGGTAAAGAGCGTGCCTTTGACATTGATGTCAAAGCAGCGGGCGTAGTCTGCCTCGGAAATCTCAACGATCGGGGCGGCCGTAAAGATGGCCGCGTTGTTGATCAGGATATCGATCTGCCCCAATTGCCCAACGGCTTCGGCAACGCCCGCCTCGATGCTGGCCACATCAGAGACATCCATTTGAACCGCGCGCGCGCCGATCTCTGTAGCGGTCTTACGCGCGCGCTCGAGGTCTATATCGGCAATGACCACCTGCGCCCCTTCGCGCAGATAGGTCTCGGCAAATGCCCGCCCGATGCCGCGTGCGGCACCGGTGATCAATGCGCATTTGCCAACCAATCGGGTCATGCGATGCGCAGGCCTTCCGCGTCGAAGCGGTGCAGATGCTCGGCCTGCGGTGTCAGGTAGATCGTGTCGCCATGGCGCACGTCGACGTCACCACCTGCACGAACCGTCATCGGATCACAGCCTTCGATGCCGTGAATGTGGATGAACGTGTCCGAGCCGAGGTGTTCGGCCACACCAACCGTGCCCTGCCATTTGCCTTCGGTTTTCGACACGTCGAGATGCTCTGGCCGGATGCCGATGGTCTGTGCGTTATATTCTGCAGCAGCCGCACCTTCGATCAGGTTCATCTTTGGCGACCCGATGAAGCCCGCAACAAATGTATTGCGTGGCGCCTTGTACAGTTCCAGTGGCGATCCGACCTGCTCGATATGGCCTGCCCGTAGAACCACGATCTTGTCGGCCATGGTCATGGCTTCGACCTGGTCGTGGGTCACGTAAATCATTGTTGTGTCGAGCTTTTTGTGCAGCTCACCGATTTCCATGCGCATCCCAACCCGCAAGGCGGCGTCGAGGTTCGACAAGGGCTCGTCAAACAAGAACGCCGCCGGTTCACGTACAATCGCGCGGCCAATGGCAACACGCTGACGTTGACCACCGGACAGCTGGCCCGGACGACGATCAAGGTAGTCGGTCAGGTTCAGCGCGGCCGCGGCATTCTCGATGCGCCTGTTCTGCTCGGCTGGGTCCATTTTCGCCATCCGCATGGGGAAGGCGATGTTCTTGCGTACCGTCATATGCGGGTAGAGCGCGTAAGACTGGAACACCATCGCCAACTTGCGCTTGGCAGGCGGCACCATTGTGGCGTCTTCGTCGTCGATGTTGATCTGCCCGCCGGTCACATCCTCCAGCCCTGCAATCAGGCGGAGCAGGGTGGATTTGCCGCAACCCGAGGGGCCGACAAAGACCACGAACTCACCGTCGTTGATCTCAAGGTCCAGCGGAGGAATGACTTCAACGTCGCCGAACTTCTTTTGTACTTTCTCAAGTGTGATACGTCCCATGGGTCGTCTCCTTACTTAACGGCGCCGAAGGTCAGGCCTCGGACAAGTTGTTTCTGGCTGAACCAGCCAAGGATTAGGATTGGCGCAATGGCCATGGTCGAGGCCGCCGATAGTTTGGCGAAGAACAGACCCTCGGGTGAGGAATAGCTGGCGATAAAGGCTGTCAGCGGTGCGGCATCCACAGAGGTCAGGTTCAGGGTCCAGAACGCTTCGTTCCAGGCCAGGATGAAGTTCAGCAGAAGCGTGGACGCGATGCCGGGAACAGCCATTGGCGTCAGCACGTAAAGCAGCTCGTCCTTCAGCGACGCGCCATCCATGCGCGCAGCTTCCAGGATCTCCCCCGGAATTTCGCGGAAGTAGGTGTAAAGCATCCAGACAATGATCGGCAGGTTGATCAGCATCAGGATCACAACCAGCGCATAGCGATTGTCCAGAACACCCAACTCGATGCACAGCAGGTAGATTGGGTAAAGCACACCCACCGCAGGCAGCATCTTCGTCGACAGCATCCACAAAAGGATGTCTTTGGTCCGGCGCGAGGGCACAAAGGCCATGGACCACGCGGCAGGCACCGCGATGATAATGCCCAGAATGGTGGAGCCACCGGCGATGATGACCGAGTTCCACAAGAACCGCATGTAGTTCGAGCGTTCTTGCACGACCCCGTAGTTCTCTAGTGTCCAGTCGAAGAACAGGAAGACCGGTGGGTTGGCGATCGCCTCGGCCTCGGTCTTGAACGAGGTCAGGACGGTCCACAGGATCGGGAAGAAGATAAGGATCCCGATCGTCCAGGCGATAGCCGTGTTCAGGGCCTTGCGTTGTGTCGTGACAGCACGTGCCATGGTCAGTCCCTCCTCAGCGGTCCAGGTTCTTGCCGACGATGCGCATCAGGAAGATGGCAACGATGTTGGCAAGGATGATGGCGTAGACACCGCCTGCAGACCCCAGACCGATGTTCTGGCTTTCCAGAACCCGTTGGTAAATCAGGTAGGTGAGCGTCCGTGTCCCGAAGGCGCCGCCGGTGGTGACAAAGATTTCCGCAAACACAGCCAGCAGGAAGATCGTCTGGATCAGGATCACGATGGTGATCGCGCGGCTCAGGTGCGGAAGGGCGATAAAGAAGAAGCGGGCAAATGGGCCTGCGCCGTCCATCTCGGCGGCCTCAAGCTGCTCGCTGTCGAGCGATTGGAAGGCCGTCAGAAGGATCAGCGTCGCAAAGGGCAGCCACTGCCACGAGATAATCAGGATCAACGATGTCATCGGCACGTCGCTGAGCCAGACCACGGGGTCGGCCCCGAATGCGCGCCACAGATGCGAGAACAATCCGTTGGTGGGATCCATGAACATGTTCTTCCAGACCAGCGCCGAAACGGTGGGCATTACAAAGAACGGTGCAATGACGAGGATACGAACAACGCCCTGACCCCACATCGGCTGGTCCAAGAGCATCGCCAGCAGGATGCCGAAGATGACCGATACCGCAAGGACACCACCGACAATCACGAGCGTCGTTACAACCGCGTCGGTGAATGCGCCTGATGATGCGAATGAGGCGAAGTTCTGAAAGCCAACCCAGTCGAGGGTCGGGAAGCCGGTGATGTAGTCCAGTAGAAAATCACCGAAGCCATCACCGCGTTCGCCGATCCGGTCCCCACGAAGGGGAAGGAACCGCTTGAACGACAGGATCAACGTGAGCGAGAGGGGCACCAGCATCCAGACCAAGAGCAGGAAGACTGCCGGGGCCATCATGATGCGTGCCGCTGATCGGGAACTCTGGGTTGCCATGACGCAATTCCTCATCGTTCAGGCGCAAGGCCCGTTGAAACGCTGGGTGAACATTTATTGGAGTTTTTTGGGGTTGGAAGGCGGCGGCGACCGCCGCCTTCCGATATGTGTCGCCGAGGGCTTACTGGTAACCAGCTGCCGACAGGGCTTCGTTTACGATGTTCTGACCATTCGCGAGCGCTTCTTCGATGGTCTGCTGACCAGCGTAGGCGTTCGAGAATTCCTGGCTCACTTCGGTCCAGAAACCTGCGAATTCAGGGATCGCCATGAACTGAACGCCGGTGTAGGGCACAGGGTCAACTGTAGGCTCGGTCGGGTTGGCCGACAGGATCGAGTCCAGCGTCATCTGTGCGAACGGAACGTCCGCGTAGTTCGGGTTGTCATAGAGCGACTGACGTGCGCCGGGAGGGACGTTGGCCCAACCTTCGTTTTCAGCAACCAGCTCGATGTACCCGGTGGACGTTGCCCACTCGATGAACGCCATAGCTTCGTCCTGCTGCTGAGTGCCGGCAGGAACTGCCAGTGCCCAGGCCCAGAGCCAGTTCGAACGCGGGCCGAGGCCGTTGTCGGGTGCCAGCGCGAAGCCAACCGAGTCAGCAACCTCCGAGTCATCGGGGTTGGTCACGAACGATGCTGCCACCGTTGCGTCGATCCACATGCCGCAGAGACCTTGGTTGAACAGCGAGAGGTTCTCGTTGAAGCCATTGGTCGCGAAGCCGGCGGGGCCGGATTCCTGCATCATGTCGTTGAAGAAGTTGAGCGTGTTGGCCCATGCTTCGCTGTCGAGCTGTGCGTTCCACTCTTCGTCAACAACGCGTGCGCCGAAGGAGTTGGCCATTGCGTTGATGAACGCGCCGCCTTCGCCCCAGCCCGGCTTGCCGCGCAGGCAGATGCCGTTGATGTCGTTGTCACGGTCGGTCATGGCCGCCGCTGCTTCACGAATGAATTCCCAGGTGGGGGCAGCAGGCATTTCCAGGCCAGCAGCTTCCATCAGGTCGGTGCGATACATCACCATCGACGATTCGCCGTAGAACGGTGCTGCATAGAGCGTGCCGTCGTGGGACAGGCCGCCGCGCATTGCGGGCAGGATGTCTTCGACGTTGTACTCGTCCGACAGGCCGTCAAGCGGGACGAGCCAGCCGTTGGAGCCCCAGATCGGAGCTTCGTACATACCGATGGTCATGATGTCGAACTGGCCACCTTCGGTGGTGATGTCCGTCGTAACGCGCTGACGCAGCACGTTTTCTTCCAAGGTCACCCACTCGACGGCAATGCCGGTCTCTTCGGTGAACTGGTCGGTGTAGCCCTGCATGCGGATCATGTCGCCGTTATTGACGGTCGCGATCGTGATGGTGGCTGAATGGCCGTCAGCAAACGCTGCGCCGGCCGAAACACACAACGCAAGTGCGCTGGTGGTGCGAAGAACAGTCTTCGTAAACATCCGGATCCTCCCTGATTGGATGTGATGTTCACAACGTGCTGCAAAAATGTGCGCCGCGTCAAGAAAAAACTTTACGCGCGTAAATTTTCTAGACCTACGCCGAGTCCCGCAAAATCAGCCTTGCGGGATAAAGTGTTTCTTCGCGGGCGTTTAAGTGGCCGCCATTCTCGATCAGCTCAAACATGGACCTGACAGAATGTTCGGCAACGGCATCATAATCATGTGCTGCTGTGGTCAATGAAGGGCATGTGAATCGCGAAAACGGGTGGTCATCGTGGCTGGCGACTCGCAGATCGCAGTTTTTCGCCCGACCCACACGAAGGCCCCGTTCGTATGCGGCGGCCAAAAAACCGATGGCGAGGCGATCGTTGCTGCACAACACCGTACCGCTGGTCAGCTCGCCCGCATCGAAGGCCGCATGAGCCCCGGCGCGCCCGATTTCCTCAAATCCCCAACCGTGCCCGTTGACCTTATGAACAACCGGCTCGTGCCCCTCGCGCTCCATCGCCGCAATGTAAGCCGCCCGCCGTTTGTTGGCGTTCGGGTTTGCAGGCGTGCGCATCTCGAAAAAGCAAGGCGGCGTGCCGCTGCGGCACAGATACTCAACGGTCTGATTAACGAAACTGGCGTTGTCCGAGCCAATAAACGCCTCGCCCATCCCATCTAGGTTGCTGTCAAACAAAACGGTCGGGACATGAGCGCAGAACGTCTCAATCGTGGATTTATCCGATGCCCGACCAAGCGGCGCGAACAAAACGCCTGCCGGTTTCACCGACCGCAGCGTCTCAAGATTGTCGTTTTCCTGCTCGGACGTGCCATGGGAACTCAGGAGGATAGGGCGAAAACCGGCCTCGATGACCAGCGTTTCAATGGTGCGCGCGATTTCTGAGAAGAACGGGTCAGACAGGAACGGTACGACGATGCCGATATTCTTCGTCTGCTGCCGGTTCTGGTTTACGGCATAGATGTTGGGACGATAATCGTAGCGGTCCAGAGCAGCTTCGATGCGCTCACGGGTCTTTGGGCGTACAGAATCGGGATCATTGAAATACTTCGATACGGTCGGACGGGAAATCCCGCTGACCGCTGCAAAGTCTTCCATATTCCTGATCGTCTCGCCCGGCATAACCTTGCTCGATGGTTTTGTTGGAAAGAGCGTAGGGCAGGGCGCAGGTTGTGAGAAGCAAAAAATCTTTGCGCGCGTAAAGTTTTCGTGCGTGACACGGGAATTCCGCGAACAATTTTTGCGGCTTCGCTGGGGATTTCCTGGTGCTGCTGCGGAGATTTGAACTCCGGACCTCTCCCTTACCAAGGGAGTGCTCTACCCCTGAGCTACAGCAGCGT
It contains:
- a CDS encoding sugar ABC transporter substrate-binding protein, which gives rise to MFTKTVLRTTSALALCVSAGAAFADGHSATITIATVNNGDMIRMQGYTDQFTEETGIAVEWVTLEENVLRQRVTTDITTEGGQFDIMTIGMYEAPIWGSNGWLVPLDGLSDEYNVEDILPAMRGGLSHDGTLYAAPFYGESSMVMYRTDLMEAAGLEMPAAPTWEFIREAAAAMTDRDNDINGICLRGKPGWGEGGAFINAMANSFGARVVDEEWNAQLDSEAWANTLNFFNDMMQESGPAGFATNGFNENLSLFNQGLCGMWIDATVAASFVTNPDDSEVADSVGFALAPDNGLGPRSNWLWAWALAVPAGTQQQDEAMAFIEWATSTGYIELVAENEGWANVPPGARQSLYDNPNYADVPFAQMTLDSILSANPTEPTVDPVPYTGVQFMAIPEFAGFWTEVSQEFSNAYAGQQTIEEALANGQNIVNEALSAAGYQ
- a CDS encoding carbohydrate ABC transporter permease, which gives rise to MARAVTTQRKALNTAIAWTIGILIFFPILWTVLTSFKTEAEAIANPPVFLFFDWTLENYGVVQERSNYMRFLWNSVIIAGGSTILGIIIAVPAAWSMAFVPSRRTKDILLWMLSTKMLPAVGVLYPIYLLCIELGVLDNRYALVVILMLINLPIIVWMLYTYFREIPGEILEAARMDGASLKDELLYVLTPMAVPGIASTLLLNFILAWNEAFWTLNLTSVDAAPLTAFIASYSSPEGLFFAKLSAASTMAIAPILILGWFSQKQLVRGLTFGAVK
- a CDS encoding carbohydrate ABC transporter permease, encoding MATQSSRSAARIMMAPAVFLLLVWMLVPLSLTLILSFKRFLPLRGDRIGERGDGFGDFLLDYITGFPTLDWVGFQNFASFASSGAFTDAVVTTLVIVGGVLAVSVIFGILLAMLLDQPMWGQGVVRILVIAPFFVMPTVSALVWKNMFMDPTNGLFSHLWRAFGADPVVWLSDVPMTSLILIISWQWLPFATLILLTAFQSLDSEQLEAAEMDGAGPFARFFFIALPHLSRAITIVILIQTIFLLAVFAEIFVTTGGAFGTRTLTYLIYQRVLESQNIGLGSAGGVYAIILANIVAIFLMRIVGKNLDR
- a CDS encoding ABC transporter ATP-binding protein codes for the protein MGRITLEKVQKKFGDVEVIPPLDLEINDGEFVVFVGPSGCGKSTLLRLIAGLEDVTGGQINIDDEDATMVPPAKRKLAMVFQSYALYPHMTVRKNIAFPMRMAKMDPAEQNRRIENAAAALNLTDYLDRRPGQLSGGQRQRVAIGRAIVREPAAFLFDEPLSNLDAALRVGMRMEIGELHKKLDTTMIYVTHDQVEAMTMADKIVVLRAGHIEQVGSPLELYKAPRNTFVAGFIGSPKMNLIEGAAAAEYNAQTIGIRPEHLDVSKTEGKWQGTVGVAEHLGSDTFIHIHGIEGCDPMTVRAGGDVDVRHGDTIYLTPQAEHLHRFDAEGLRIA
- a CDS encoding LacI family DNA-binding transcriptional regulator, whose protein sequence is MPGETIRNMEDFAAVSGISRPTVSKYFNDPDSVRPKTRERIEAALDRYDYRPNIYAVNQNRQQTKNIGIVVPFLSDPFFSEIARTIETLVIEAGFRPILLSSHGTSEQENDNLETLRSVKPAGVLFAPLGRASDKSTIETFCAHVPTVLFDSNLDGMGEAFIGSDNASFVNQTVEYLCRSGTPPCFFEMRTPANPNANKRRAAYIAAMEREGHEPVVHKVNGHGWGFEEIGRAGAHAAFDAGELTSGTVLCSNDRLAIGFLAAAYERGLRVGRAKNCDLRVASHDDHPFSRFTCPSLTTAAHDYDAVAEHSVRSMFELIENGGHLNAREETLYPARLILRDSA